Proteins from a genomic interval of Xanthomonas sp. AM6:
- the lpxB gene encoding lipid-A-disaccharide synthase: MDADAPAPASTTPQSPLPNPGAAKLRIALVAGEASGDQLGAGLIEALRARHPQAEFAGIGGDAMRGAGCQTWFDASELAVMGLMEVLRHLPRLLKLRRALRQRLLDWRPDVFVGIDAPDFNLGVERWLKQRGIRTVHYVSPSVWAWREKRAAKIGASADRVLCLFPMEPPIYARHGVDARFVGHPMADAIALHGDRDAARAELGLPAAATVLAVLPGSRLGEIGRLGDTFFAAAWQVLQQVPGAHVVVPAANPACKALLAEQLSRSALPVVYSHLLDGQARIALLAADVVLLASGTATLETMLVKRPMVVGYKVAPLTYRLVKALGLLKVDRYALPNILAGRDLAPELMQDACTPDALAAALLHWLRDPQAVAALQPEYQRLHRLLRQDASARAADAVLEVLGSRDSEAGIRDARAAP; this comes from the coding sequence ATGGACGCCGACGCCCCCGCTCCTGCCTCGACCACTCCCCAATCCCCACTCCCCAATCCCGGCGCAGCGAAGCTGCGCATCGCCCTGGTCGCCGGCGAAGCCTCCGGCGACCAGCTTGGCGCCGGGTTGATCGAGGCGCTGCGTGCGCGCCATCCGCAGGCGGAGTTCGCCGGCATCGGCGGCGATGCGATGCGCGGCGCCGGGTGCCAGACCTGGTTCGATGCCAGCGAGCTGGCGGTGATGGGCCTGATGGAGGTGCTGCGGCACCTGCCGCGGCTGCTGAAGCTGCGCCGCGCGCTGCGCCAGCGCCTGCTGGACTGGCGCCCGGACGTGTTCGTCGGCATCGACGCGCCCGACTTCAACCTCGGCGTGGAGCGCTGGCTCAAGCAGCGCGGCATCCGCACCGTGCACTACGTCAGCCCGTCGGTATGGGCCTGGCGCGAGAAGCGCGCGGCCAAGATCGGCGCCAGCGCCGACCGGGTGCTGTGCCTGTTCCCGATGGAGCCGCCGATCTACGCCAGGCACGGCGTGGATGCGCGCTTCGTCGGCCACCCGATGGCCGACGCGATCGCGCTGCACGGCGACCGCGACGCCGCGCGCGCCGAACTCGGCCTGCCGGCCGCGGCGACCGTGCTGGCGGTGTTGCCGGGCAGCCGCCTGGGCGAGATCGGCCGGCTCGGCGACACCTTCTTCGCCGCCGCCTGGCAGGTGCTGCAGCAGGTCCCGGGCGCGCACGTGGTGGTGCCGGCCGCCAATCCCGCGTGCAAGGCCCTGCTCGCCGAACAGCTGTCGCGCTCGGCACTGCCCGTGGTGTATTCGCACCTGCTCGACGGCCAGGCGCGCATCGCCCTGCTCGCTGCCGACGTGGTGCTGCTGGCCTCCGGCACCGCGACGCTGGAGACCATGCTGGTGAAGCGGCCGATGGTGGTCGGCTACAAGGTCGCGCCGCTGACCTACCGCCTGGTCAAGGCGCTGGGTTTGCTGAAGGTGGACCGCTACGCGCTGCCCAACATCCTCGCCGGCCGCGACCTGGCGCCTGAGCTGATGCAGGACGCCTGCACCCCTGACGCACTCGCCGCCGCGCTGCTGCACTGGCTGCGCGACCCGCAGGCGGTGGCCGCGCTGCAGCCCGAATACCAGCGCCTGCACCGGCTGCTGCGCCAGGACGCCTCGGCGCGCGCGGCCGATGCGGTGCTGGAGGTGCTCGGGAGCCGGGATTCGGAAGCCGGGATTCGGGATGCGAGGGCGGCGCCATGA
- a CDS encoding DinB family protein has protein sequence MTASLLASQFAYKAWANAELLQALAQIDAAAFPAQRQRAIRLLNHTYVVDRIFAAHLDGATHAFAASNTPHTPELDALHAAIADSDRWYAGYVAGLAAHALQQPLAFRFTDGDAGTMTREEMLFHVLAHGAYHRGNIAMLLGDCGVEQPRELFTRFLHAREPGRRGAAPA, from the coding sequence ATGACCGCTTCCCTGCTCGCATCGCAGTTCGCCTACAAGGCCTGGGCCAACGCCGAGCTGCTGCAGGCGCTGGCGCAGATCGATGCGGCCGCGTTTCCGGCGCAGCGCCAGCGCGCCATCCGGCTGTTGAACCACACCTATGTGGTGGACCGGATCTTCGCCGCGCACCTGGACGGCGCCACGCATGCGTTCGCCGCCAGCAACACGCCGCACACGCCGGAGCTGGACGCGTTGCACGCGGCCATCGCCGACTCCGACCGCTGGTATGCCGGCTACGTCGCCGGGCTCGCTGCGCACGCGCTGCAACAGCCGCTCGCGTTCCGCTTCACCGACGGCGACGCCGGCACCATGACCCGCGAGGAAATGCTGTTCCATGTGCTCGCGCACGGCGCCTACCACCGCGGCAACATCGCCATGCTGCTGGGCGACTGCGGGGTGGAGCAGCCGCGCGAACTGTTCACCCGCTTCCTGCACGCGCGCGAACCCGGGCGCCGCGGCGCGGCGCCCGCCTGA
- a CDS encoding sensor domain-containing protein, which produces MEHVAVRPLPTTIPEYLAQLRAALAGADPAMIQDALYDAEEYLRSELAEQAGKSEAEIIAGVAGSYGAPEEVAEIYRETEVTVSRALKPPAPPKRKSLLGRFFGVAADPRAYGALFYMLLSLVTGIFYFTWVVTGASTSLGLLILIVGVPLLVLFFGSVRVLSLVEGRMVEVLLGERMPRRPLYSEREQPWLRRIGQMFTDARTWTTMLYFLLMLPLGILYFSVFITLLSTSLAFVAAPLALLFPNDFYMAFGDGNMAQDAPWLLLLWSVLGVVMLFGTLHLARALGKLHGLLAKQLLVHSSAQ; this is translated from the coding sequence ATCGAACACGTTGCGGTGCGGCCGTTGCCGACCACCATTCCCGAATACCTGGCCCAGCTGCGCGCGGCCCTGGCCGGCGCCGATCCGGCGATGATCCAGGACGCGCTCTACGATGCGGAGGAATACCTGCGTTCGGAACTGGCCGAGCAGGCCGGCAAGAGCGAGGCCGAGATCATCGCCGGGGTGGCCGGCAGCTACGGCGCCCCGGAAGAGGTGGCCGAGATCTACCGCGAAACCGAGGTGACGGTGAGCCGCGCGCTGAAGCCGCCGGCGCCGCCCAAGCGCAAGTCGCTGCTCGGCCGCTTCTTCGGCGTGGCCGCCGATCCGCGCGCCTACGGCGCGTTGTTCTACATGCTGCTGTCGCTGGTCACCGGCATCTTCTACTTCACCTGGGTGGTCACCGGCGCCAGCACTTCGCTGGGCCTGCTGATCCTGATCGTCGGCGTGCCGCTGCTGGTGCTGTTCTTCGGCTCGGTGCGGGTGCTGTCGCTGGTCGAAGGGCGCATGGTCGAGGTATTGCTCGGCGAGCGCATGCCGCGGCGCCCGCTGTACAGCGAGCGCGAGCAGCCATGGCTGCGGCGCATCGGGCAGATGTTCACCGACGCGCGCACCTGGACCACGATGCTGTACTTCCTGCTGATGCTGCCGCTGGGGATCCTCTACTTCAGCGTGTTCATCACCCTGCTGAGCACGTCGCTGGCGTTCGTGGCCGCGCCGCTGGCGCTGCTGTTCCCGAACGATTTCTACATGGCCTTCGGCGACGGGAACATGGCCCAGGACGCGCCGTGGCTGCTGTTGCTGTGGAGCGTGCTGGGCGTCGTGATGCTGTTCGGCACGCTGCACCTGGCGCGCGCGCTCGGCAAGCTGCACGGCCTGCTGGCCAAGCAACTGCTGGTGCACAGTTCGGCGCAGTGA
- a CDS encoding ribonuclease HII, whose protein sequence is MKHSDGSGLLFQSPIPTHQSLLYAGVDEAGRGPLAGPVAVAAVVFDPSRPRINGLNDSKQLNAERREQLYARIVERALAWSVVLIDNDEIDRINIYQATMLGMRRAVEGVAHVAQFARIDGNRIPKGLPCAAEALIGGDARDRAIMAASIVAKVTRDRLMRQLHEQHPQYRFDLHKGYSTPAHLAALQAHGPCPQHRRSFAPVRRALGLDVASSAWDVPCDEEADLLEPADRAPLSIEPA, encoded by the coding sequence ATGAAGCACTCCGACGGCTCCGGCCTGCTGTTCCAATCCCCAATCCCCACGCACCAATCCCTGCTCTACGCCGGCGTCGACGAAGCCGGGCGTGGCCCGCTGGCCGGGCCGGTGGCGGTGGCGGCGGTGGTGTTCGATCCATCGCGGCCGCGCATCAACGGCCTGAACGACTCCAAGCAGCTCAACGCCGAGCGCCGCGAACAGCTGTACGCGCGCATCGTCGAGCGCGCGCTGGCGTGGTCGGTGGTGCTGATCGACAACGACGAGATCGACCGCATCAACATCTACCAGGCGACCATGCTCGGCATGCGCCGCGCGGTCGAGGGCGTGGCCCACGTCGCCCAGTTCGCGCGCATCGACGGCAACCGCATCCCCAAGGGCCTGCCGTGCGCGGCCGAAGCGCTGATCGGCGGCGACGCGCGCGACCGCGCGATCATGGCCGCGTCGATCGTGGCCAAGGTCACCCGCGACCGCCTGATGCGGCAGCTGCACGAGCAGCACCCGCAGTACCGCTTCGACCTGCACAAGGGCTACAGCACGCCGGCCCATCTGGCGGCGCTGCAGGCCCACGGCCCGTGCCCGCAGCACCGGCGCAGCTTCGCGCCGGTGCGCCGCGCGCTGGGCCTGGACGTGGCCTCCAGCGCCTGGGACGTGCCCTGCGACGAGGAGGCGGACCTGCTGGAACCGGCCGATCGCGCGCCGCTGAGCATCGAACCGGCCTGA
- a CDS encoding PadR family transcriptional regulator encodes MVEPDAQLRKFQKELSAGTVSLALLAVLAEADEPMYGYLIAKRLEKVGEGVLSGKQSALYPVLRNLEGAGLLLSHVEPSMAGPPRRYYRITEQGREALQQWAAAWRATRDSVDSVLEGVSE; translated from the coding sequence ATGGTCGAGCCGGATGCGCAGCTGAGGAAGTTCCAGAAGGAGCTGAGCGCCGGCACCGTGTCGCTTGCGCTGCTGGCGGTGCTGGCCGAGGCGGACGAGCCGATGTATGGCTACCTGATCGCCAAGCGCCTGGAGAAAGTGGGCGAAGGCGTGCTCAGCGGCAAGCAGAGCGCGCTGTATCCGGTGCTGCGCAACCTGGAAGGGGCCGGGTTGCTGCTCAGCCACGTCGAGCCGTCGATGGCCGGGCCGCCGCGGCGCTACTACCGCATTACCGAGCAGGGGCGCGAGGCGCTGCAGCAATGGGCTGCCGCGTGGCGCGCCACCCGCGATTCCGTCGATTCCGTGCTGGAGGGGGTTTCAGAATGA
- the dnaE gene encoding DNA polymerase III subunit alpha, whose protein sequence is MSTSRFAHLHVHTEFSLADSTIRVPEKPDQADPKKAKQANLLSRAVELELPALAVTDLNNLFALVKFYKAAEGVGIKPIAGADLLISDGAQAPWRLTVLCRNRDGYLSLSRLLTRAWLEGHRNEGGVAIRPEWLQGGSDNLFALAGRDSLAGRLSAEGRHDLAEQQLADWQRIFGDGLHLELTRTGRDGEEAFNQFALHAAGMRGLPVVASNDVRFLYASDFAAHEARVCISSGRVLDDPKRPREYSDQQYLKSSEEMAALFADIPDAIDNTLALAQRCNIEMQLGTYFLPAYPVPDNETLDSWIRSQSRDGLAARLEKNPLAPGKTRQDYVDRLEFELDTIIKMGFPGYFLIVADFIQWGKNQGIPIGPGRGSGAGSLVAWALQITDLDPLPYNLLFERFLNPERVSMPDFDIDFCMDRRDEVIDYVARKYGRDRVSQIITYGTMAAKAVVRDCGRVLGFPYGLVDGVAKLIPNILGITLKDAMGEGKDSEMASPELIQRYQSEDDVRDLIDLARQLEDLTRNAGKHAGGVVIAPTPLSDFCPLFAEHDVDNLGKNPVTQFDKDDVEQVGLVKFDFLGLRTLTIIDWAVKAINARHARAGIPPVDITAIPLDDAPTYKGVFASGNTGAVFQFESSGMRRLLKDAKPDRFEDLIALVSLYRPGPMDLIPDFNARKHGQQEIIYPDPRTEAILKDTYGIMVYQEQVMQMAQIVGAYSLGGADLLRRAMGKKVPAEMAKHREIFREGAAKGGVGQAKADEIFDLMEKFAGYGFNKSHAAAYALVSYQTAWLKRHYPAEFMAATLSSDMDNTDKVVGFLDEVRNLGLTVLPPRINASAYMFAAATPDTIQYGLGAIKGVGRGACEAIVAERERGGEYASLLDFCTRVESAKLNKRTLEALINAGAMDGLGSNRATLMLQLPEVMKATEQMARERASGQNSLFGGADTSAPALRLELPESKEWPLGQLLTGERETLGFYLSGHPFDPYREEVRELVGCDLSALEKICAPSGGGRGGGDGEKRAWRPETSAILAGQVVGVRRKGDSQVFVQLEDGRGRIECSAFTDAIAEFGHLLTRDRILIVKGGVREDEFNGGYAMRIRQCWDYEQICTHHAQRLSLRLDLRQRSTWPRIDALLARHRPGKTPLRLDLLLAAEQGSVAGMLDLNGSHSVRVDPQLLDTLRADPGVRAVKVKYNPPWAT, encoded by the coding sequence ATGTCCACTTCCCGCTTCGCCCATCTGCACGTCCACACCGAATTCTCGCTGGCGGATTCCACCATCCGCGTGCCCGAGAAACCGGATCAGGCCGACCCCAAGAAAGCCAAGCAGGCCAACCTGCTCAGCCGCGCGGTCGAGCTGGAGCTGCCCGCGCTCGCGGTCACCGACCTGAACAACCTGTTCGCGCTGGTCAAGTTCTACAAGGCCGCCGAAGGCGTGGGCATCAAGCCGATCGCCGGCGCCGACCTGCTGATCAGCGACGGCGCGCAGGCGCCGTGGCGGCTCACCGTGCTGTGCCGCAACCGCGACGGCTACCTGAGCCTGTCGCGGCTGCTGACCCGCGCCTGGCTGGAGGGCCACCGCAACGAAGGCGGCGTGGCGATCCGCCCGGAATGGCTGCAGGGCGGCAGCGACAACCTGTTCGCGCTGGCCGGGCGCGACAGCCTGGCCGGACGCCTGTCCGCCGAAGGCCGCCACGACCTGGCCGAGCAGCAGCTGGCCGACTGGCAGCGCATCTTCGGCGACGGCCTGCACCTGGAACTGACCCGCACCGGCCGCGACGGCGAGGAGGCGTTCAACCAGTTCGCGCTGCACGCGGCCGGCATGCGCGGGCTGCCGGTGGTGGCCAGCAACGACGTGCGCTTCCTGTACGCCAGCGACTTCGCCGCGCACGAGGCGCGGGTGTGCATCTCCTCCGGCCGCGTGCTCGACGATCCCAAGCGCCCGCGCGAGTACAGCGACCAACAGTACCTGAAGTCGTCGGAGGAAATGGCCGCGCTGTTCGCCGACATTCCCGACGCGATCGACAACACGCTGGCGCTGGCGCAGCGCTGCAACATCGAGATGCAGCTGGGCACCTACTTCCTGCCCGCCTACCCGGTGCCCGACAACGAGACGCTGGACAGCTGGATCCGCAGCCAGTCGCGCGACGGCCTGGCCGCGCGCCTGGAGAAGAACCCGCTGGCGCCGGGCAAGACCCGCCAGGACTACGTGGACCGGCTCGAGTTCGAGCTGGACACCATCATCAAGATGGGCTTCCCCGGCTACTTCCTGATCGTGGCCGACTTCATCCAGTGGGGCAAGAACCAGGGCATCCCGATCGGCCCGGGCCGCGGCTCCGGCGCCGGCTCGCTGGTGGCCTGGGCGCTGCAGATCACCGACCTGGACCCGCTGCCGTACAACCTGCTGTTCGAGCGCTTCCTCAACCCCGAACGCGTGTCGATGCCCGACTTCGACATCGACTTCTGCATGGACCGCCGCGACGAGGTGATCGACTACGTGGCGCGCAAGTACGGGCGCGACCGGGTCAGCCAGATCATCACCTACGGCACCATGGCGGCCAAGGCGGTGGTGCGCGACTGCGGCCGCGTGCTCGGCTTCCCGTACGGCCTGGTCGACGGCGTGGCCAAGCTGATCCCCAACATCCTCGGCATCACCCTGAAGGATGCGATGGGCGAAGGCAAGGACAGCGAGATGGCCTCGCCGGAGCTGATCCAGCGCTACCAGAGCGAGGACGACGTCCGCGACCTGATCGACCTGGCGCGGCAGCTGGAGGACCTGACCCGCAACGCCGGCAAGCACGCCGGCGGCGTGGTGATCGCGCCGACGCCGCTGTCCGATTTCTGCCCGCTGTTCGCCGAACACGACGTCGACAACCTGGGCAAGAACCCGGTCACCCAGTTCGACAAGGACGACGTCGAGCAGGTCGGCCTGGTCAAGTTCGACTTCCTCGGCCTGCGCACGCTGACCATCATCGACTGGGCGGTGAAGGCGATCAACGCGCGGCATGCGCGCGCCGGCATCCCGCCGGTGGACATCACCGCGATCCCGCTCGACGACGCGCCCACCTACAAGGGCGTGTTCGCCTCGGGCAACACCGGCGCGGTGTTCCAGTTCGAATCCTCGGGCATGCGCCGGCTGCTGAAGGACGCCAAGCCCGACCGCTTCGAGGACCTGATCGCGCTGGTGTCGCTGTACCGCCCCGGCCCGATGGACCTGATCCCCGACTTCAACGCGCGCAAGCACGGCCAGCAGGAGATCATCTACCCCGATCCGCGTACCGAAGCGATCCTGAAGGACACCTACGGCATCATGGTGTACCAAGAGCAGGTGATGCAGATGGCGCAGATCGTCGGCGCCTACTCGCTGGGCGGCGCGGACCTGCTGCGCCGCGCGATGGGCAAGAAGGTGCCGGCGGAAATGGCCAAGCACCGCGAGATCTTCCGCGAGGGCGCGGCCAAGGGCGGCGTCGGCCAGGCCAAGGCCGACGAAATCTTCGACCTGATGGAGAAGTTCGCCGGCTACGGCTTCAACAAGTCGCACGCCGCCGCCTACGCGCTGGTCAGCTACCAGACCGCGTGGCTGAAGCGGCACTACCCGGCCGAGTTCATGGCCGCGACGCTGTCCTCGGACATGGACAACACCGACAAGGTGGTGGGCTTCCTCGACGAGGTGCGCAACCTCGGCCTGACCGTGCTGCCGCCGCGGATCAACGCCTCGGCGTACATGTTCGCCGCGGCCACCCCGGACACCATCCAGTACGGGCTGGGCGCGATCAAGGGCGTGGGCCGCGGCGCCTGCGAGGCGATCGTGGCCGAGCGCGAGCGCGGCGGCGAGTACGCCTCGCTGCTGGATTTCTGCACGCGCGTGGAATCGGCCAAGCTCAACAAGCGCACCCTGGAAGCGCTGATCAACGCCGGCGCGATGGACGGGCTGGGCAGCAACCGCGCCACGCTGATGCTGCAGCTGCCGGAAGTGATGAAGGCCACCGAGCAGATGGCGCGCGAACGCGCCTCCGGGCAGAACTCGCTGTTCGGCGGCGCCGATACCAGCGCCCCGGCGCTGCGCCTGGAGCTGCCGGAAAGCAAGGAATGGCCGCTGGGCCAGCTGCTGACCGGCGAACGCGAGACGCTGGGCTTCTACCTCAGCGGCCACCCGTTCGATCCGTACCGCGAGGAAGTGCGCGAGCTGGTCGGCTGCGACCTGAGCGCGCTGGAGAAGATCTGCGCGCCATCCGGCGGCGGGCGCGGCGGCGGCGACGGCGAGAAACGCGCCTGGCGCCCGGAAACCAGCGCGATCCTCGCCGGCCAGGTGGTCGGCGTGCGCCGCAAGGGCGACAGCCAGGTGTTCGTGCAACTGGAAGACGGCCGCGGCCGGATCGAGTGCAGCGCGTTCACCGACGCCATCGCCGAGTTCGGCCACCTGCTGACCCGCGACCGCATCCTGATCGTCAAGGGCGGCGTGCGCGAGGACGAATTCAATGGCGGCTATGCCATGCGCATCCGCCAGTGCTGGGACTACGAACAGATCTGCACCCACCACGCGCAGCGCCTGTCGCTGCGCCTGGACCTGCGCCAACGCAGCACCTGGCCGCGCATCGACGCGCTGCTGGCGCGCCACCGCCCCGGCAAGACGCCGCTGCGCCTGGACCTGCTGCTGGCCGCGGAGCAAGGCAGCGTGGCCGGCATGCTCGACCTCAACGGCAGCCATTCGGTGCGCGTGGACCCGCAGCTGCTGGACACCCTGCGCGCCGATCCGGGCGTGCGCGCGGTGAAGGTCAAGTACAACCCGCCGTGGGCGACCTGA
- a CDS encoding class I SAM-dependent methyltransferase, translated as MDKQYDADYFQRWYRRGGIGDAARLARKVALAVAQAEYYLERPVRSVLDIGCGEGAWRAPLLKLRPKLRYLGFDSSEYAVARYGRQRNLRPARFGDFAWLRPCAPVDLLVCSDVLHYVPSRELRQGLPGLAELCGGVAFLETFASEDDFDGDHAGFQARPARWYRRQFGALGLRPVGSHCWLSPALAGDAAALETIGLVPH; from the coding sequence ATGGACAAACAGTACGACGCCGACTATTTCCAGCGCTGGTACCGCCGCGGCGGCATCGGCGACGCCGCGCGGCTGGCGCGCAAGGTCGCGCTCGCCGTCGCCCAGGCCGAGTACTACCTGGAACGGCCGGTCCGCAGCGTGCTCGACATCGGCTGCGGCGAAGGCGCCTGGCGCGCGCCGCTGCTGAAGCTGCGGCCGAAACTGCGCTACCTGGGCTTCGACAGCAGCGAGTACGCGGTGGCGCGCTACGGCCGCCAGCGCAACCTGCGGCCGGCGCGGTTCGGCGATTTCGCCTGGCTGCGGCCGTGCGCGCCGGTGGACCTGCTGGTCTGCTCGGACGTGCTGCACTACGTGCCCAGCCGCGAGTTGCGCCAGGGCCTGCCCGGCCTGGCCGAGCTGTGCGGCGGGGTCGCGTTCCTGGAGACCTTCGCCAGCGAGGACGACTTCGACGGCGACCACGCCGGGTTCCAGGCGCGTCCGGCACGCTGGTACCGGCGCCAGTTTGGTGCGCTGGGGCTGCGCCCGGTCGGCAGTCATTGCTGGCTGTCGCCAGCGCTGGCGGGGGATGCGGCGGCGCTGGAAACGATTGGTCTGGTGCCCCATTAA
- the phaZ gene encoding polyhydroxyalkanoate depolymerase — translation MLYQWHELTRNLLAPWVHQAAANAKIFSDANSLWATLPGAERLAASNELLHRLGKDYEKPAWALDHVEVDGHPLPIVEQEVLRKPFCRLLRFKRFSDDAKVVAGLKQQPAVLVVAPLSGHHATLLRDTVRTLLRDHKVYVTDWIDARMVPQSEGDFGLDDYVNYVQDFIRHIGADKLHVISVCQPTVPVLAAVSLMAGRGEATPRSLVMMGGPIDARRSPTQVNNLATRNPLSWFEHNVIHTVPQAYPGHGRAVYPGFLQHTGFLAMNPSRHFMSHWDFYANLVKGDLQDAEAHRRFYDEYNAVLDMPARYYLDTIRVVFQEFLLPRGEWVIGGERVDPAAIRDTALLSIEGELDDISGLGQTAAAHDLCTGIAAQRRQHLEVEGAGHYGIFSGRRWRDIVYPQVRAFIAANASAAAQAPRGNVTPLKRRGSRKAG, via the coding sequence ATGCTCTACCAGTGGCACGAACTGACCCGCAACCTGCTCGCCCCCTGGGTCCACCAGGCCGCGGCCAACGCCAAGATCTTCTCCGACGCCAACAGCCTGTGGGCCACGCTGCCGGGCGCCGAGCGCCTGGCCGCCAGCAACGAGCTGCTGCACCGGCTCGGCAAGGACTACGAGAAGCCGGCCTGGGCGCTGGACCACGTCGAGGTCGACGGCCACCCGCTGCCGATCGTCGAGCAGGAAGTGTTGCGCAAGCCGTTCTGCCGCCTGCTGCGCTTCAAGCGCTTCAGCGACGACGCCAAGGTCGTGGCCGGGCTCAAGCAGCAACCGGCCGTACTGGTGGTGGCGCCGCTGTCCGGCCACCACGCCACGCTGCTGCGCGATACCGTGCGCACCCTGCTGCGCGACCACAAGGTCTACGTCACCGACTGGATCGACGCGCGCATGGTGCCGCAGAGCGAAGGCGACTTCGGCCTGGACGACTACGTCAACTACGTGCAGGACTTCATCCGCCACATCGGCGCCGACAAGCTGCACGTGATCAGCGTGTGCCAGCCGACCGTGCCGGTGCTGGCCGCGGTGTCGCTGATGGCCGGCCGCGGCGAAGCCACGCCGCGCTCGCTGGTGATGATGGGCGGGCCGATCGACGCGCGCCGCAGCCCGACCCAGGTCAACAACCTGGCCACGCGCAACCCGCTGTCGTGGTTCGAGCACAACGTCATCCACACCGTGCCGCAGGCCTACCCCGGCCACGGCCGCGCGGTGTATCCGGGCTTCCTGCAGCACACCGGGTTCCTGGCGATGAACCCCAGCCGGCACTTCATGTCGCATTGGGATTTCTACGCCAACCTGGTCAAGGGCGACCTGCAGGACGCCGAGGCGCACCGCCGCTTCTACGACGAATACAACGCGGTGCTGGACATGCCGGCGCGCTACTACCTGGACACGATCCGGGTGGTGTTCCAGGAATTCCTGCTGCCGCGCGGGGAATGGGTGATCGGCGGCGAACGCGTCGACCCGGCGGCGATCCGCGACACCGCGCTGCTGAGCATCGAAGGCGAACTGGACGACATCTCCGGCCTGGGCCAGACCGCCGCCGCGCACGACCTGTGCACCGGCATCGCCGCGCAGCGCCGCCAGCACCTGGAAGTGGAAGGCGCCGGCCACTACGGCATCTTCAGCGGCCGCCGCTGGCGCGACATCGTCTATCCGCAGGTGCGGGCCTTCATCGCCGCCAACGCGTCCGCCGCCGCGCAGGCGCCGCGCGGCAACGTCACCCCGCTCAAGCGCCGCGGCAGCCGCAAGGCCGGCTGA
- a CDS encoding CopD family protein, which translates to MQLYLWIKSLHLLFVVAWMAAVFYLPRILVNIAESAGQPDVQARLVLMGQRLYRFGHMMFGLALLLGLTLWLGYKVLPDFPTMVAPGHSGWLHAKLGLVGLLLVYFVFTGRWLKGVAQARPLPSSRTLRLFNEMPVLALLVVIWLVLAKPF; encoded by the coding sequence ATGCAACTCTATCTGTGGATCAAGTCCCTGCACCTGTTGTTCGTGGTCGCATGGATGGCGGCGGTGTTCTACCTGCCGCGGATCCTGGTCAACATTGCCGAGAGCGCGGGGCAGCCGGACGTGCAGGCGCGGCTGGTGCTGATGGGACAGCGCCTGTACCGCTTCGGCCACATGATGTTCGGCCTGGCGCTGCTGCTGGGGCTGACGCTGTGGCTGGGCTACAAGGTGCTGCCCGACTTCCCGACCATGGTCGCGCCCGGCCACAGCGGCTGGCTGCACGCCAAGCTGGGGCTGGTGGGGTTGCTGCTGGTCTATTTCGTGTTCACCGGGCGCTGGCTCAAGGGCGTGGCACAGGCGCGCCCGCTGCCGTCCTCGCGCACGCTGCGCCTGTTCAACGAAATGCCGGTGCTGGCGCTGCTGGTGGTGATCTGGCTGGTGTTGGCGAAGCCGTTCTGA
- a CDS encoding acetyl-CoA carboxylase carboxyltransferase subunit alpha: protein MNPNYLDFEQPIADLEAKIQELRNASTGPAVNVDTEVRALQDKLRVRTAQIFRDLSSWQISQLARHPQRPYTLDYINVFCDEFQELAGDRAFADDKAIVGGLGRIDGRPVVIIGHQKGRDTKTKVARNFGMPRPEGYRKALRLMKLAERFKLPLLTFIDTPGAYPGIGAEERGQSEAIARNLLEMAELKVPVICTVIGEGGSGGALAIGVGDRTLMLEYGTYSVISPEGCASILWKDAAKAKDAAEQLGLTAKRLSALGLVDKVVREPIGGAHRNPTQMARRLKAVLLNELDALEKLPIAQLLQKRYERLRGYGAYEAA, encoded by the coding sequence ATGAATCCGAACTACCTCGACTTCGAGCAACCCATCGCCGATCTGGAAGCCAAGATCCAGGAACTGCGCAATGCCAGCACCGGCCCGGCGGTCAACGTCGACACCGAGGTGCGGGCGCTGCAGGACAAGCTGCGGGTGCGCACCGCGCAGATCTTCCGCGACCTGTCGTCGTGGCAGATCTCGCAGCTGGCGCGGCATCCGCAGCGGCCGTACACGCTGGACTACATCAACGTGTTCTGCGACGAGTTCCAGGAGCTGGCCGGCGACCGCGCGTTCGCCGACGACAAGGCCATCGTCGGCGGCCTGGGCCGCATCGACGGGCGCCCGGTGGTCATCATCGGCCACCAGAAGGGCCGCGACACCAAGACCAAGGTCGCGCGCAACTTCGGCATGCCGCGCCCGGAGGGCTACCGCAAGGCGCTGCGGCTGATGAAGCTGGCCGAGCGCTTCAAGCTGCCGCTGCTGACCTTCATCGACACCCCCGGCGCCTACCCCGGCATCGGCGCCGAAGAGCGCGGCCAGAGCGAGGCAATCGCGCGCAACCTGCTGGAGATGGCCGAGCTGAAGGTGCCGGTGATCTGCACCGTGATCGGCGAAGGCGGCTCCGGCGGCGCGCTGGCGATCGGCGTCGGCGACCGCACATTGATGCTGGAATACGGCACCTATTCGGTGATCTCGCCGGAAGGCTGCGCCTCGATCCTGTGGAAGGACGCGGCCAAGGCCAAAGACGCCGCCGAGCAGCTCGGCCTGACCGCCAAGCGCCTGTCCGCGCTGGGCCTGGTCGACAAGGTGGTGCGCGAGCCGATCGGCGGCGCGCACCGCAACCCCACGCAGATGGCCAGGCGCCTGAAGGCGGTCCTGCTCAACGAACTGGACGCCCTGGAAAAACTGCCGATCGCGCAACTGCTGCAGAAGCGCTACGAGCGCCTGCGCGGCTATGGGGCGTACGAAGCGGCGTAG